The nucleotide window gACTAAAAGTCAAAGAATTTGAATCTGAATGAAAAACTGAAGTGCCGGTTGGGTTAGAGGTCAACAATGGCAATTTATAAGTAAAAACTTTTAGATCCTAAATTTGATGTTACAAGTGGGGTGAGTGAACTTTTTTTAGATAATATTTGGACATTGAGTCGAGGCCCGTATTTAGAATAGAGAACCTAAATAGGATGGAGAACCGAATCTGCAATTAGAAAATATCTCTGGATCAGTTTTGGTTGCCGATCCATCATCGTGAGGATCCATTTGTTTCTTCGTCAGTTATTATGTTGGGTTTCCAGTTTTGGGCCCAACTATACTGCAATATGTCTTAGTCGCCCTCTATGGGCCTAGTTCTATTTGTAGGTAAATGGGAATTCTCCAATAAATACGTGCAGGAAAGGACGCGAGCGATCGGCCGTTTAGCACATAAACGAAAGTGGGTAGAGAGATAATCgagagatcgagagagagagagagtgccaAGTTAACGGACTTGGGACTTGAAGGTCCGATTAGCCGGAATTTGGGAATTCCGATTCACGTCGGGGGCAGAAATCAGTTCGAGTTCAGGCTAGGGTTTTCGTTCCCAATTGGGAATTCAATACAACGTAATTCTGAAATTCGGACATCAATTTCATAGACTCCCGAACTGGAAGTCTGGAATCCCAAGTCTACGAGACTACGACCTGTTTCGCCGAATGCGTCCTTTACTCCACTTCTCCCAGAGATCAGTTTAGCAGTGGATTGAAGATTTCGTGGTCAAATTCAATTGCGGTCAAATTTCTTGCTCTGGTAATCTGGTATCAGTATGATACTCCTCTCACTCTCCTTGTTCTGTAATTTATTGTGTTCTTACTGCTTCATTTAGTTCCTTCTTATCTATAATGAATGAAATAAACTGGTTTGTGATGTGGGTTTAATTGACGGAAGTCATGGAACTGTCAAGGTCAGTAGGTCGCCAGTCGCGACAATGGGTTGGAACTTTTTGAGTTCTTTCTGTTTATTTAATTGTGATTGGCACTATGAACTGGAACACAAAGTGAATGGCAAAAGCTATAGCTAGCTTAGGCCTTAGGAGGCTGAAGACTGAGCTAGCTCCTTTAATTTACTTGAGCAGCTGAGCATCCGATTATGTTTCTGAAGCCACAATATAGTTTCTTTTCTATAAATGTTTCTGTGATTATACttaaattttattatataaTGTTTGTTTTCTATATTTGTTTATGTGACTATACTTAAATTATCTCAAATGTTATAGGCATGGTTCAAAGGCTCAACCTGGATTCCAATATttgatgttgatgacaaaaCATGCTTGACAGAACTTCTGTTCAACTTGGTATTTTGATCAAGTTTTAGTTAAGGTTTTGTTGGAAATAGGGGAAGGATGtcggcggcggcggaggagtCAAGTGAGGCAGGCACCATGGGCGAAGAGGTTTTGAAGCTCAAAGAGAAGGTTTGCACTATTACCAATGTCTTCTCTATTACTAGATATTCTGCATTGCATTCTAACTAGTGCTGTGTCAGCTTTCTCAATGCCGACTTGAAAGGGAGCGGCTCCTGACAGAGAACAAGAGATGgaagatcaagaagaaacttcttATGCGGGGTATAGAAAAACTAGAAGACAAGATTAGTAAAGAACAAGAAGTGTTTCTGTGTGTAGGATCTGAAAATTATGAGAGACAGATTACACTCTACAAGAACTTGAACACTACGAACAACAGTATGTGGCAGGTACATTTCTGTCACCAGTTGAGCTGACTATGATTTGGAATTcgaaatttgttttccaaagttTAAATCTAGGTCAATAATTAGCCCAAAAAAAATGTAGGCTGATATACGATCATATTGATAGTATAGTCACTTCCACCTGTAATTTCTCATGCTGAATAGCAAACATGCTTCAGCGTCCAATTTTGAAGCCTCTGGTTTGATGTGTGTTTTGGCAGCTAGGGGACGAATTGTCCAAAGTAGATGACGAATTGGCCAAACTAGATGAGGAACAGTACAAGTTTTTTGATAGTGAAAGGCCTTGTGTGGGAACAGAAGtggagaagaaaataaggcCGTCACAATCAAAGACAGAGAAGCTGGATAAGCTATACTCAGAGATGAATAAGAAACGGGACGATTTATTAGCTTTTCTTGAAACTCGTACAAAAAATGCAGAAATCACCGATGATGTGAAGGCTCTGGTGAGAGACCACTATACTCAATATATTGAGACACTCAAGACTGATGAGGACGAGTATGCACTGAAAACAAAGATTATGGATATTATTCTACCACCGGGTTCTTCTCAGAAGCAAATTGGGATGTTTGCCAGGGTTGATTCTATATCTCCAATCTCTGCTGGGATTTCAAAGATTTTGAACTTTCTAAGAAAATAGATGGAGTCCAACGATGCGAAGGTGATACATTTAATGATCTTAAATTAATATGCACAATTTCACTACGTTAGTACATCAGGATTTATTTTTTAGTATATTTGTCACTAGTTGTTGTTTCTCACTAATTATATTTTCTCAAGAATAAGATGGTAGTGGCATTTTGCTTGTGTTCTGATTTGATTTATCTTTTTACCTGTTAAGGATAACATCCTATAGGAGGAAGAGACGAGAACGGAGAAAGAAAGTACCACGTGTCTGGAGATCCTGGCTAATGCTCAATAGGAAATAAACTTTGGAACTTTATCATCACATAATAAGTTGAGGATCTGTTAGCAGTTTGACTTTTGATGGAAGAGAAGACATGGAGGACATTGAACCTCCTCATAATAATCAAATTTAGGATTTTCAGTTTGTTTACCCTCATTATACATGGAAGTATTGCAGTTGGAGGGATTGGTGTCTCTGTTTAGCCTTGTGGTTCTTATTTGTGCGGGCTAAGTTCAATTACATCGAAGGGTAGTCTTCTGGTT belongs to Rosa chinensis cultivar Old Blush chromosome 4, RchiOBHm-V2, whole genome shotgun sequence and includes:
- the LOC112200901 gene encoding uncharacterized protein LOC112200901, encoding MSAAAEESSEAGTMGEEVLKLKEKLSQCRLERERLLTENKRWKIKKKLLMRGIEKLEDKISKEQEVFLCVGSENYERQITLYKNLNTTNNSMWQLGDELSKVDDELAKLDEEQYKFFDSERPCVGTEVEKKIRPSQSKTEKLDKLYSEMNKKRDDLLAFLETRTKNAEITDDVKALVRDHYTQYIETLKTDEDEYALKTKIMDIILPPGSSQKQIGMFARVDSISPISAGISKILNFLRK